In Bacteroidota bacterium, the following are encoded in one genomic region:
- a CDS encoding response regulator yields the protein MRHLLIALFFLFPALTGRSQPGIQSQNDSLLLAAGITVLDTTAVRTLSQKCWELRNTDVNTATVYGKLAIDIARRIGFRAGLAQALNLTGVVYRNRENYPKALELLLEAKTIAQEDSILTELGYAYNNIGEIYRYEKNYNESIRHIDRALAIFSRLNNLTGMGYATIRLGEVSVDAGLYEQAMAYYEHSAQIRKQMGDERNYSVVLNREGELNLLMGKYDQAMESLRAALEIRARLQDHRGRAETLTTIGSVYLKQGNYPKAIEYASDGLAVARQVNSYLRIYTASEILTRAYALSGNYRQAWEMQKVFIQYKDSVFSLEKSRQIRTIIENTTEREQQARIEALERETLLQEEESKRKNLVLIIAIAAFSVSTLMAIFLFKAYRDKRTAFDLMEAKNEEIRKQRDEITFQAESLTAANQLIQESNQQLSHINQALITEINERKQIEMALLEAKQVAEAATRAKSRFISTMSHEIRTPMNAVIGITDWLLQDQPKPEQTEYLQSLKFAANNLMAILSDILDFSKIEAGKLDIESVPFSLSHLCQNLVNTYRTEASRKGLLFTYEAVGPLPDRLLGDPVRMGQVLTNLISNAIKFTRSGAVQLRLTPAKPASNGSVQVLFEVIDSGIGIPPEQQIRIFESFTQASSATTREFGGTGLGLSIVQKLINLMGGQIRVKSEPGIGSTFYFTLTFRPASEMKDASDSEVPTQIDCLVGKRVLLVDDNHLNIKMASRFLTRWGMEVDTADNGEVAVEKATKTRYDVILMDIQMPVMDGLTASRKIRMERPDQPIFALTADAMEENREQVFNEGLNGLIIKPFKSEDLRSKLERLFPSDPA from the coding sequence TTGAGACATCTCCTGATTGCCCTGTTCTTCCTGTTTCCGGCACTGACCGGCAGGTCACAGCCAGGCATACAATCCCAGAACGACTCTCTGTTACTTGCTGCTGGTATCACCGTTCTCGATACCACAGCGGTCAGAACCTTGTCGCAAAAATGCTGGGAACTCAGAAATACCGATGTGAACACGGCTACCGTCTATGGGAAGCTGGCCATAGACATTGCCCGTCGTATCGGATTCCGTGCAGGTCTTGCCCAGGCCCTGAATCTGACCGGTGTTGTTTACAGGAATCGGGAAAACTATCCGAAGGCGCTCGAGTTGCTTCTCGAGGCAAAAACCATTGCTCAGGAAGATTCCATCCTCACCGAATTGGGTTACGCCTATAACAACATTGGTGAAATTTACCGCTACGAGAAAAACTACAACGAATCCATCCGTCACATCGACAGGGCCCTGGCCATTTTCTCCCGTCTGAATAATCTGACCGGCATGGGATATGCCACCATTCGTCTTGGCGAAGTTTCGGTCGATGCAGGATTGTATGAACAGGCAATGGCCTATTATGAACATTCCGCCCAGATCAGAAAACAAATGGGAGATGAGCGTAATTACTCGGTTGTATTGAATCGGGAAGGCGAACTGAACCTGCTCATGGGAAAATATGATCAGGCCATGGAGTCTCTCCGTGCAGCACTCGAAATCAGAGCACGGTTACAGGATCACCGCGGAAGAGCCGAAACACTGACCACCATCGGATCGGTCTATCTGAAACAGGGAAACTACCCGAAAGCCATTGAATATGCCTCTGACGGATTGGCTGTTGCCCGTCAGGTAAACTCCTACCTGCGCATTTACACAGCAAGTGAAATTTTAACCCGTGCCTATGCTTTATCGGGTAATTACCGCCAGGCATGGGAAATGCAGAAGGTGTTTATCCAATACAAGGATTCGGTCTTCTCTCTTGAAAAAAGCAGGCAAATCCGCACCATTATCGAAAACACCACCGAAAGGGAACAGCAGGCACGAATCGAAGCACTCGAACGGGAGACCCTGCTTCAGGAAGAGGAGTCCAAACGTAAAAACCTGGTACTTATCATCGCCATTGCAGCCTTTTCGGTTTCCACTCTGATGGCCATTTTTCTGTTCAAGGCTTACCGTGATAAACGGACCGCCTTTGACCTGATGGAAGCCAAAAATGAGGAAATCAGAAAACAACGGGATGAAATTACCTTTCAGGCAGAAAGCCTGACCGCAGCCAATCAGCTCATTCAGGAATCGAATCAGCAGTTGTCCCACATCAATCAGGCATTGATTACAGAAATAAATGAACGGAAACAAATTGAAATGGCCCTGCTTGAGGCTAAACAAGTGGCCGAGGCAGCCACACGGGCCAAAAGCCGTTTCATTTCCACCATGAGTCATGAGATCAGAACTCCCATGAATGCGGTTATCGGGATTACCGATTGGTTACTGCAGGATCAGCCCAAACCAGAACAGACCGAATACCTTCAATCACTCAAATTTGCCGCCAATAACCTGATGGCCATTCTGAGTGATATTCTTGATTTCAGTAAGATTGAAGCAGGTAAACTCGATATTGAATCGGTTCCCTTCAGTTTATCTCATCTCTGTCAGAACCTGGTAAATACCTACCGTACTGAAGCCTCCCGGAAAGGGTTGTTGTTTACTTACGAGGCAGTTGGTCCGTTACCAGACCGTTTGTTGGGTGATCCGGTCCGAATGGGACAGGTGCTTACCAATCTCATCAGCAACGCCATCAAATTCACCCGGTCCGGTGCGGTTCAATTACGTTTGACACCTGCAAAACCGGCTTCCAACGGATCCGTTCAGGTATTGTTCGAGGTCATTGATTCCGGAATTGGAATACCTCCCGAACAACAGATCCGGATTTTCGAAAGTTTTACTCAAGCCAGTTCTGCCACAACACGTGAATTTGGAGGAACCGGTCTTGGACTGTCAATTGTGCAGAAACTGATCAACCTGATGGGTGGTCAGATCCGTGTTAAAAGTGAACCCGGCATCGGAAGTACTTTTTATTTCACGCTGACCTTCCGGCCTGCCTCTGAAATGAAAGATGCATCCGATTCCGAGGTACCTACCCAGATCGACTGCCTGGTTGGTAAACGGGTGCTGCTGGTAGATGACAATCACCTGAATATTAAAATGGCCAGCCGGTTCCTGACCAGGTGGGGAATGGAAGTCGATACGGCCGATAATGGGGAAGTTGCTGTGGAGAAAGCCACCAAAACCCGGTATGATGTCATTCTGATGGATATTCAGATGCCGGTGATGGATGGATTGACAGCCTCCCGGAAAATCAGAATGGAACGGCCCGACCAGCCCATCTTTGCACTCACAGCTGATGCCATGGAAGAAAACCGTGAGCAGGTTTTTAATGAAGGTCTTAATGGTCTGATTATAAAACCGTTTAAATCGGAAGACCTCCGGTCAAAACTGGAACGGTTGTTCCCTTCCGATCCTGCCTGA
- a CDS encoding adenosylmethionine--8-amino-7-oxononanoate transaminase codes for MNWLAQSKAHVWHPFTQMKTAPDPLPVKSAKDEFLYLEDGRTLIDGISSWWVTLHGHSYEPLVRALQNQATLLDQVIFAGFTHEPAARLAARLSALWNHQLPRVFYSDNGSTAVEVALKLSVQSRINRGESDRTGIVALENAYHGDTLGAMSAGDRGPFTVAYGSMLFDVYRIPSPAGLTGPVSDETGKASLDALSVLLDRHGKTISAVIVEPAVQGAGGMRMWPAGILKTFREITARHGVHLIADEVMTGFGRTGSLFACQAESVVPDLLCLSKGITGGMMPLSVTMASQDIYDAFLSEDRYKTFFHGHSYTANPMACAIANASLDVFETEPVMDRVSAIGKAHQNRFADFRMLKNVTDVRQRGTILAVELDTSDAGYFSGSGPKLYQHFLEAGALIRPLGSVVYLLPPFCISPASLDRLHTVMLDHLSDLNRQP; via the coding sequence ATGAACTGGCTGGCACAAAGCAAGGCACACGTCTGGCATCCTTTCACCCAGATGAAAACGGCGCCCGATCCGTTACCGGTTAAATCCGCAAAGGACGAATTTCTTTACCTGGAAGATGGCCGCACCCTGATTGATGGGATTTCTTCCTGGTGGGTGACTTTGCATGGTCACAGTTATGAACCCCTGGTCAGGGCCCTTCAAAACCAGGCCACCCTGCTGGATCAGGTCATTTTTGCCGGATTTACCCATGAACCTGCCGCCCGTCTGGCTGCCCGGCTGTCGGCACTTTGGAACCATCAGCTCCCTCGGGTTTTCTATTCTGATAATGGCAGCACCGCGGTTGAAGTGGCCCTTAAATTGTCGGTCCAGAGCCGTATCAACCGGGGAGAATCAGATCGGACAGGCATCGTGGCTCTCGAAAATGCCTATCATGGTGATACCCTCGGTGCCATGTCGGCCGGAGACCGCGGCCCCTTCACGGTGGCATACGGGTCTATGTTGTTTGATGTGTACCGGATTCCTTCACCGGCCGGTTTGACTGGTCCTGTCTCGGATGAAACGGGAAAAGCAAGTCTGGATGCTCTCAGTGTCCTTCTGGACCGGCATGGTAAGACCATCAGTGCGGTAATCGTTGAACCAGCCGTTCAGGGAGCCGGAGGAATGCGCATGTGGCCTGCGGGAATTCTGAAAACCTTCAGAGAAATAACCGCCAGACACGGGGTTCATCTTATCGCCGATGAAGTGATGACCGGTTTTGGCCGGACCGGTTCCCTCTTCGCCTGCCAGGCAGAGTCGGTGGTTCCTGATCTGCTGTGCCTGTCAAAGGGGATTACCGGCGGAATGATGCCTTTATCGGTCACCATGGCCTCTCAGGACATTTATGACGCTTTTCTGAGCGAGGACCGGTACAAAACCTTTTTTCACGGACATTCGTACACGGCCAATCCGATGGCCTGTGCCATTGCAAATGCCTCACTGGATGTCTTTGAAACTGAACCGGTGATGGATCGGGTTTCAGCCATCGGAAAGGCTCATCAGAACCGGTTTGCCGATTTCAGAATGCTGAAAAATGTCACGGATGTCCGACAAAGGGGCACCATCCTTGCCGTGGAACTGGATACCAGCGATGCGGGGTATTTTTCAGGGTCAGGACCGAAACTATACCAGCATTTTCTGGAAGCGGGAGCACTGATCCGACCATTGGGGTCGGTTGTGTACCTGTTGCCGCCTTTTTGCATTTCACCAGCCAGTCTTGACCGCTTGCATACGGTCATGCTGGATCATTTATCGGATCTGAACAGACAACCATAA
- the bioD gene encoding dethiobiotin synthase — protein sequence MKTSHILTGTSTGIGKTLASAILMAGTSARYWKPVQSGITEGSDTDFVKQVTGLPDDRFFPEAVRLTQPLSPHLAADLDGVSLDQDLLLQVPHSSEPLLIEGAGGLMVPLTWSWLQIDYFAELGFPVILVTSTQLGTINHTLLSLEALRHRHIPVAGLILNGEWNDGNDRSLRHFGEVPVLGWIPPLAGPFTPTLLTSVFRQHFDLNWFGAE from the coding sequence ATGAAAACATCGCATATTTTAACGGGAACATCAACCGGGATTGGCAAAACACTCGCTTCTGCTATCCTGATGGCAGGAACCAGCGCAAGGTACTGGAAACCGGTTCAGAGTGGCATCACCGAGGGCTCAGACACCGATTTTGTTAAACAGGTGACGGGTCTTCCCGATGACCGGTTTTTTCCGGAGGCCGTCCGGCTGACTCAGCCATTGTCTCCGCATCTGGCCGCCGATCTGGATGGGGTTTCTCTCGATCAGGATTTGCTTCTTCAGGTCCCTCATTCTTCAGAACCGCTTCTTATTGAAGGGGCCGGCGGGCTGATGGTTCCGCTTACCTGGTCCTGGCTCCAGATCGACTATTTTGCCGAACTGGGATTCCCGGTCATACTGGTCACCAGCACACAATTGGGGACCATCAATCACACCCTTCTGTCACTTGAGGCCCTCAGACACCGTCATATTCCTGTTGCGGGCCTCATTCTGAATGGTGAGTGGAACGATGGCAATGACCGGTCCCTTCGTCATTTCGGAGAGGTACCCGTTCTTGGTTGGATTCCCCCGCTTGCCGGACCCTTCACGCCAACACTCCTGACTTCGGTTTTCAGGCAACATTTCGATCTGAACTGGTTTGGTGCTGAATGA
- a CDS encoding penicillin-binding protein activator LpoB yields MNPLTTFPLALMTMVLVGCSSTEPAQRTVSRVEVEKTIDLSGRWNDSDSRLVADALINDVFASAWLEQADFSGKIPVVTVGNIRNKTSEHIDVSVFIKDLQKAIVESGKAKFIASKPQRKELRDEKRDQQEFAREETVKEMAAETGADVMLQGQLSSVPDRFEGKTVIFYQMDLEAVDIETGEIVWTGQKKIKKFIEQDKWQW; encoded by the coding sequence ATGAACCCCCTTACCACTTTTCCTCTTGCACTGATGACCATGGTCCTCGTGGGATGCTCATCCACCGAACCTGCCCAACGAACGGTCTCACGTGTGGAGGTTGAAAAAACCATCGACCTTTCTGGCCGGTGGAATGATTCCGACTCCCGGTTGGTTGCCGATGCTCTGATTAATGATGTATTTGCCTCTGCCTGGCTGGAGCAGGCCGATTTTTCGGGAAAAATCCCTGTTGTGACGGTTGGAAACATCCGGAACAAAACCTCTGAACACATCGATGTGTCTGTGTTTATCAAAGATCTTCAGAAGGCCATCGTCGAATCGGGCAAAGCAAAATTCATTGCATCCAAACCTCAACGGAAAGAACTGCGCGATGAGAAACGCGATCAGCAGGAATTTGCCCGGGAGGAAACGGTGAAGGAAATGGCCGCCGAAACCGGAGCTGATGTGATGTTACAAGGTCAATTGTCCTCCGTTCCGGACCGTTTTGAAGGAAAAACGGTGATTTTCTACCAGATGGATCTTGAAGCCGTTGACATCGAAACCGGGGAAATCGTCTGGACCGGACAGAAAAAAATTAAAAAGTTCATTGAACAGGATAAATGGCAATGGTAA
- a CDS encoding cation transporter, whose amino-acid sequence MSGCGCGPDEKELISRRVLLSVFWINSIMFLTEGILGWLADSSGLLADSLDMLADAAVYAIALSAVGKNLQRKKRAASVSGYLQVGLGVLVLADVVRKLITGSDPVDWLIMGTAFLALVANSACLMLLNPHQKGEAHMRASWIFTKNDVIANAGVLLAGLLVLLTDSFLPDLMAGVCISALVIRGGWQILRENEPKDNLNVTK is encoded by the coding sequence ATGTCTGGATGCGGTTGCGGCCCGGATGAAAAGGAACTGATCAGCAGACGGGTGCTTTTATCGGTTTTCTGGATCAATTCGATCATGTTTCTAACCGAGGGTATCCTGGGTTGGCTGGCCGATTCAAGTGGTCTGTTGGCTGATTCCCTCGATATGCTTGCTGATGCTGCCGTCTATGCCATTGCACTGTCGGCCGTCGGGAAAAATCTTCAGAGAAAGAAGCGTGCAGCCAGTGTGAGCGGGTATCTTCAGGTCGGTTTGGGAGTCCTGGTTCTTGCCGATGTGGTAAGAAAACTGATCACCGGGTCCGATCCGGTGGATTGGCTCATTATGGGGACCGCATTTCTCGCTCTGGTCGCCAACTCGGCCTGTCTGATGTTGTTGAATCCGCATCAGAAAGGGGAGGCACACATGCGTGCTTCCTGGATTTTTACCAAAAATGATGTCATTGCCAACGCAGGGGTGCTGCTTGCCGGCCTTCTCGTCCTTTTAACCGACTCATTCCTGCCCGATCTGATGGCCGGCGTGTGTATTTCGGCTCTGGTGATCAGAGGTGGATGGCAGATTCTCCGTGAGAATGAACCGAAGGACAATCTGAATGTGACTAAATAA